The DNA region TCAGTGCAATCTGGATTTCAGAGTCACAACAAATAATCTGTTAGCTAAGTATTGCATTCTTTGTTGTGAATCTGAAATTCAAACCTAACAGAGCCGGTGACCCTCCCCGTGTTCACAGACACTgcaggggccaggctgggctcTAAGGATCCATCCAGGTCTTTGGAAGCCACGGGAAGGGaccagggctgggctggtgggagggtgggtgggtggctgcCTGTGGCCTGGAGTCCTGGGCCTGGCCAGGGGCGGCGAGCTGGCATCCTGGGGGCACGGCCCTCTCAACCCTGAGGCTTGCTCTGTCCTTAATTGTGGCTCCCACAAGACCCCACACAGGGAAGGGGCTGCGTACCCTGGGTGTGGCTGAAGTGAGCAAGCCAGGCCGTGGGTCTTAAGCTACTCTGCTGGGCCTTAGTGTCCCCGCTGTACAGATGATGAAAACCAGGCAGCTGGGGTGGGGTGACAAGCGTGGGCGTCCCCGCGATACCCCCAGTGCTGAGCGTGACAGGTTCAGTGGGCTGGGCCGGGCAACTTGCCCACCCCAAGGCCACAGCGGAAACTGGAGGGACTTCCTGGCTCCGGGAAAACATCAACCCCCTGGTGTGCACTGATTCCTTGCAAGAAAGATTTTTTCCTCTAAAGAATCAAAGGATTGCAAGACAGAAAGAGACCGCCCAGGGGCTCCTTGGGCACGCACAGACCCGCCCCAGAGGCCTGTGAGTCCCCTCTGCTCTGTTCGGCCTTTTGCCCTTTCCGGAGAGGCGACACTCTGGCCTTGGTGGGTCCGAGCACTAGAGCCGCCCTGGCAACGAGAAGATGAACATCAACAGCAGACAGCGCCCAGTGCATGCTCACCTGCACGTGTGTGCCTGCATAACTACATgtgcgtgtgtgagtgtgtgtgcttaGTTCTATGTGTGTTTTCACTGCGGTCAAATACATCTAAAATTTGCCCTTTCCGCCATTTTAGCGCACAGCTCAAGAGGCGTGGGGCACATTCATGCTGTCGTGCGGCCATCCCCACCACCCACGTCCGGAACCTTCTCGTTTTCCCAAACTGGAAGTCTACCCATCAAACGCTCAGTGCGACTTCATCGTGGCGCACGACACCGCCAGGCCCCTCGTGCTGCCCTTTTAGGGCCGCAGCCAGCTCCCCACCCCAGGCCGGCCCCGCTCCGACCCTCTGAACGGCATCCGCAGGCAGCCACGTGGAGCAGCCGTCTGCTGCCCGTCGCTGGGCAGTGCTCTCCACTCTGTGGTCTCTGAACGTGTGCCCTGTCCGTGAACATGCTGGCATGTATCCCCACACGTGTGCGTGTGTTCACCTGAACTACGGCCTGCCCGGCACGGCTGTTATGCCTCCGGTGCCGGCACTGTCCTGGCGCTGTGACGCAGCCCAGACCAGGAACCTCGTGGCGGTAGGGGCTGATGCGCAAGGCCGGGCCAGGGGGCCACGCGCCCGACAGCGGCTGGCGAGGCGCAGGGCAGGGCCCTTGCGGGTGGGGCTGTTGGATCAGGTGGTCAGAGGCCCGCAGCTGGGGGGCACTCATAGGGTGTCTGAGGAAGGGCATTTGCGTCACAGGGACCCCGGCAGCACAAAAGCCCGCTGTCCTGGAGGGTCCTCAGTGTAGCCAAGAAACAGCTGGAGCAGAGGACAGAAGGAGAGGGGGGTGGGCAGCAGGGGGGGGGCAGGCCAGGTCAGGcctggcaagggctggggctttGCTGGAGAGAGAGGGCGGCCCAGATGGGGTGGAGGAAGGACCCGTGCATACAGGGATCATGGCACCTGGGCTGCCGTGCGGGGAGACGAAGGGGCCTGAGCAGGGTATTAAAATAGAGTGCTGACCGGGTTGAGGGGCACCCTCAAATTCACAAGCACTGGGAACTTGcaatgtgaccttatctggaaatagggtctttgccaATGAATTAGAGAGTAAAGCGGGAGGGAGAGGAGACCAGGGAGGAGACGGCCACCTCGCCCCAGGAAGCCCCGCCAGGCGCTGAGCCCACCGCCTGCATGGGAACAGAGGGCCAAGGACACAGAGAAGAAATCTCAGGGAAAGGCTGGCGGCTGGAGCTTCTGGGAGATGAAACCAGTAGGGGAGGGACGACGCTGGGACAGAAACATCACGCAGAGGTAGAGAGAAAGCCAGGCAAGGAAACAACCCAGGGCTGTGCCAGCCCCCAGAGAACGAGGGCCCCACGGAGACGGTCAAGTGCCTGGCCCTACAGCCCACGCCCCGCTGGCCTGACGCAGACCCAGGCCACCCGGTGCAGCCGTGGGGAGGGCACAGGGAGGGTGACATGAGAAAGCGAAGTCCCCGTCCAGGGGCCAGAGGTCAACAGGTGGGGCCCCGGGCTGATCAAGGAAGCAAGAGTTGCTCAGACTTTGGAGCAGATCAGTCAGCAGGAACGGGCAGAAGAGGTGGCCCGGCTGAGGCTGAGCTGGGGGAGCGGGACACGGCTCTCGCTCGGCATCCACCCACCTGCTAAATAGTCTTCAAACTGAAAGAAACCTAAATCACCCAACATCGGCCACCACGCACTCGCTCGCTCCACAGATGCGTGCTGGTGTCCCCTTGGGGCCAGGTCCCGAGGCCGCTAGGGGCACAGTCGAGAACAGGACAGAGCCCCTGCCCTCTGGGGCACCCCTTCTGGGTCAGCCACGGGAGGCATCTTGAGTGTCTCCCCTCTGAAGAGCACACATGGTGGGCACCCAGAGAGCAAGATGAAAGGCCAGGGATAATTAACGCTGCTCTTCGTGGTGGCCTGAGAGGGCAAATACATGCAAAACCCACCTCTGGTTTCCAGAACACAAGGACCTCTGAAATTacaagacattaaaataaagcttCAGGTAAAGGACTCTTGTTCTACTTTCACATTTGACGTCAGATCAAAACGGAATTGCTCCTGAAAGCTCAGGCGCTGGCTTATTATTCGAGGTTTGCCCAACCCCCACGTGTGGAAAAGACACTGGCCTAAGTGCACCCAGCGGCCCAGCTGCCTAGGGACCCTGAGGCCGATCCCCAAAAGGCCCCGGGTCCCTTCTTCACTTGTCCCTTGGGCCCTGAGGGACACATCAGATGCATCAGACTTTATTTGGGGGAAACAAAAGTTCTAGACCATTTTGACGGATGAGCAGGCTAGGAGCAGCTGCACCGTCCTCACAGGGCACCTGCAGTCAGGGGGCGCTGGGGCGAGGGCGCAGCTCCCATCGACGCCTAGAAGCACAAACCTGAGCCACTGGCTACCCTGGGGGACGGCGCTGCCATGCCCCGCCCGCAGTCCACAGTTAATAACCCGTTCGCGTGTACTAAGCGGGTCAGAAGCCGCGCGTCCCTGGGTCGGATGCTGGGAGCGTTCAGTCGTGAAGCCCGGCTCCCGAAGAGCACAGCACCGTCCGGGACAACCGGGCGGGTATCAACCTCACTGCTTCCCTCAGACGGCAGCATCTGAGAAGAGGATCGCACCTGCTCCTTCACCACTGGGCGCCTGCAAGTGCTTTCCCTCCCCCGGCCCTCGCGCAGCACACAGAGCATCGCCGCAAAACTGCGCTCGCGGGGCGTGTCGACAGCCATGGAATCGAGGGCCCACCTCTGCGACAGCTGCCACCACCCGAGGGTCAGCAGGCGACACTGGCTCCCATCCACTGTGTGCACTTGGCAGCATTTGGTGACGTCAGGCAGAGTGTGGTCCCTGCTAATCAGGGGCCAATTAACACAGACAAGCCCATCGTAGCACGTCAGTCGCATGCAGGCAGGCGCAGGAAGCACTGGGAATAGACCGGCGGATGCTCACGCATCCGCCGCCCCAAGGCCCTAGGCCTAGGGCAGGGGGGTGCATTGGTGGGGAGCCCTGGGCTGGCGGGAAGGCCGCTGCACCAAGGCCTCCGATTCTTCGGGGCTCCTTCCTCATCTCCGGTCACAGTCAGCCTGCCCGGGCACTGCCCACGCCACCTCCCGGCCTACCACCTCCGCTACCAACGGAGAGGCTGGCGGCCGTGCTCCAGCTCCGCGGCCACGTGATCATCGTGCAGCTCCTTCAGACGCAGCAGCAGCTCCTCCAGGTTCTCCCCGGTGGCCGCCGACAGGGCGATGGCCTCTCGGCCTAGGCGGGCCTGCAGCTGGGGCAGCTGGGCTCTGGCCTGAGGGAGGTCGACCTTGTTTGCCACGACGGCATGGGGTCTCTCGGACAGGCCTTCCCTGTACTGTTCTAGCTCGTCCTTCAGGTCATCCAGCTGCGTCCACGGCTCCGGCACCGAGAGGTCCAGCACGAACAGGAGGAAGGGGCAGCGCTCTATGTGCCGCAGgaaggccaggcccaggccccgGTTCCGGTGCGCCCCGCGGACAATGCCCGGGATGTCAGCCACTGCGGAGGACAAGAGCAGGCGGTCCAGGAGGGGACCTGGGACCTCTGAGCTCTGACCCTCTCCTTCCAAGGAACACCTTGCAAGTGAAGTCGTTCAGTTTACTGCCTCAGTGATGCATCAGGCCAATTGCCATCTGAGGCATTTCAGCTTTCAGTTCTGCTAATGCTTTGAAATATGTGGTTGACAGGCATGATGACAGATCAGTCTAACAAGAACTACTTAACACATTCCAGTCTTTCTGGCTTCAAAAATGATTCAAAAAAGGGGAAAACGGCTTCCTGTACCATATTAATAATTTGATTACTGATAGGAATGATAGAGTCTTCTGCAAATCTAAAGTGCTATACAAACCGCATCGCCAGCAGGCTTACTATTTTTAATGGGTACATTATCTTCTGGGAAAAGTTTTCTTCTCTCAAAGTGGTACAGGGAAAGCTTTTAAAATCACATGTTGTCCACGTGACTGACGTTGCCAAGTTCCCCGTAGATGAAAGAGTAGAGGCGGCGAAAAGGAATAATCTCCTCAGGTTTGAAATTTAAACTGCAATTCCTGCACTGCCACTAACAGATGcctgggggagagggtgggaagcAAACCTAAAACCTGATTCTGATAGAGaactacaatttttaaatgaagaaaacaacgcTAAACTTAAGAGTCACATAAGCACTGCTCTGAATCCCATCGTCACCCTGACCCTCTGAGAGACCCTGGCGTCCTACCTGCTATTTGCTGGTGATCCTCGCAGTGAACGACCCCCACATGGGGGTTCAGGGTGGTGAACGGGTATGAGGCCACAGTGGGCCTTGCGTTGGAAATGGCCCGGAGAAGCGAGGATTTCCCTGCGTTGGGGAATCCGACCTGGAAGAGAGTGGGGACGCCCAAGGTCGGGGGTCTTGGGTCAGGAACCGGGGACGAGGGACAGCAGGGCTCCTGACAAAGCCAATAGGCTCTGATGGGAGAAAGTGGGCTGCCCGGCCGCCGCCCTCCTGGCGTGTCCCCCACCATCCTCCCGCCGGGGCTTCAGGTGATACCCACCAGCCCAGCGTGTGCCACCGTTTTGAGCTCCAGGAAGAGGACCCGCTCCTGACCCGGCTGTCCGGGGGTACAAGTCGTGGGCGCTCGGTTGCTGTTGGCCAGGAAAAAGCGGTTGCCTTTCCCGCCTGCCCCGCCCAGTGCTGCGATGAACTCATCACCCGGGTGCGAGAGGTCAGCCAGGACTTTGTTTCCCTCCTTCACCAAAGTGCCCACGGGGACCTGAAAAATAACAAGCGCTTATAGGGGCAGCATGAGAAGGGGGGCACAACTAAGCTCCACAGAGGGACAAAGGACCTGGGAAAGGGCCCAGCCCTAAAGGGCTTGAGAGGCTGACTGCACTGCAGGCAAACTGCATAAATGGCTTTTCCCAACAGCGTGCCTAAAGCATCAGGGTGAACAAAAGCATCTGGAAAATGAGAGTGATGCTGAGAGCACAAACTCTCCGCTCACAGGGAGGCGCCCGAGAGGGTTGGGGGGGCAGAGCGCGGGGCTGGAGACAGCGGGGGAGACCTGCGGGCCCCTCGCTGTAAATATAATCATCTCACGACTTTCTGAACAGGTGACACATTCACACGGTATGAAATCAGCACAGAGTCCCCGTCCAGGGTTGCTTCATGGAGGACGGGGCCCCTCTGGACCATTCGGCAGGACCTGGGAGCTTGATGGCCCAGATGGCCTACCTGGATATAGAGGACGGCGCCGTTTCGCCCAAAGCAGTTCTTCCTGCCGCCGGCTCCTCCATCAAAGCCCTGGTACTGAGACAGGACTGAGGACAGGGACTTGACTTGCCGGTCAACTGGAAGTCAGAGCAAGAAACGTCATCTCCCTCTGTGTCAAATGCAGACCCATCTCATGTTGTTAAGTTTCTTTGGTTCAGATTAAGAACGTTAAGAATGCACCTGggatgggacttccttggtggcacagtggttaagaatccacctgccaatgcaggggacatgggttcgaaccctggtccgggaagatcccacgtgctgtggagcaactaagcccgtgtgccacaactactgagcctgcgctctagagcccctaagccacaactactgagcccacgtgccacaactactgaagcccaggtgcctagagcccgtgctccgcaacaagagaagccatcgcaatgagaagcctgcgcaccacaacaaagagtagcccccgcttgccgcaactagagaaaacccacgtgcaaccacaaagacccaacactgccaaaaataagtaaataaataataaaataaaaatgaaaaaaaaatctaaagaatgcCCCTGGGACCATGGAATAAAGTTGTGGCAAAAGTCGCTAAACTAGCAATgtgattttttgaaaattttaatttcttatttctttcaaaaaatactaCAATTTTCAAACAATTCAAAAATTACCCATAATGTCATCATCATCTTGAAAACAGCTGTACTTACTATGCTGTGAATTGTTACTGAGGGGActagtttgctaatatttgtgCTCCATGTGCGTCAGGGCAATCAGTACCCTTTCAGCACTTGACGGAGATAGTAACAGATTTAGCCCTCTGACAGACTGTACTGGAATGTTACATGCCCTGACAGTAAACTGTCTTTGTGTTCctgaaataaaaaaaacccaaaccatcaAAGTTGGTTTTGGGTGGATTATCTAAATGTGAACATCcacataatttaataaaatgttgtCCACAggccaatttctttctttcttttttttttttttttttgcggtacgcaggcctgtcactgttgtggcctctcccgtggcggagcacaggctccggacgcgcaggctcagcagccatggctcacgggcccagccgctccacggcatgtgggatcttcctgaactggggcacgaactcgtgtcccctgcattggcaggcggactctcaaccactgcgccaccagggaagccccacaggccAATTTCTGAATCCAACTTCCTGTTAGGATAAGAAGGTGAAAACTCCCCACCCCGGAGGCGCGCAAACACAGCGCATTTCCCCGGGCCGCCCCTCGGGACACCTGCCTCTCAGGATGACGTGGCCGCCGTAGCCTCCGTCGCCACCATCGGGGCCTCCAAACTCCTTCCGGGGCTCACTGTGGAAGCAGCTCACCCCGTCACCTCCACGTCCCCCTCGGACAAGCACTCGGCGATGGTCCACAAAATGCCTTTTCTGCAGAGAGCACACAGTGGCCTGTCGTTATTAACTCTGCGGTCCTCCCAAGGACCAAGCAGTCATTTGTAATGTACCTTTTCTACCCATGACAGGCTTTAAAATTAGAAGCTAATGATATTAATATTGCTAATCACTCCTAAGATGCAAATATAAGAAAGAGTTCCCACAAGTCACTGCTATTTGTAGGCAAATGTAAACCAACAACGCAGATGTAAAAAGTGCTCAGCGTGGAATACACACCCTAGTCATGAACTCCACGCTAAAAACCTAAATAAAACTCAGTTTAGGAGATACTCCTTAAATAAAGCGTCTTCCCAGCTTTTTCAAATAGAAACATGTTATTGAAATAACAGGTCTTTACTAATGGGGAGTTCTGCTCCTCAGGACGAGAGAATGAGAGTGACAGTCCCTGGGCTGTTATCAGGCTTCCAACTAAGAACAGAAGTCTTCTGTGGCTGACTGAACAGggctccttttttgtttgtttgtttgtttgtttgttttttgcagtacgcgggcctctcactgctgtggcctctcccattgcggagcacaggctccggacgcgcaggcccagcggccatggctcacgggcccagccgctccgcggcatgtgggatcttcccggaccccggcacaaacccatgtccgctgcatcggcaggcggactctcaaccactgcgccaccagggaagcccagggctcctTTTTTAAATGTGGTGATGCAGAGCCCTTACCTGAGAGCAAGTTTTTCTCTAGGTCCCTAAGGGAGACACAACCTACCTAAAGAATCAGAACTAACAAACCaggttaacatatatatatatatatatatatatatttttttttttttttaacacttatttATTCGGCTGCGccgggttttagttgtggcacacgggatctttgttgcagcgtgagggatctagttccctgaccagggatcaaaactgaggccctgcattgggagcgcagagctttaacccctggaccaccagggaagtcccctaaccaGGTTAATATTTAATAAACGTTTGCTCACAGGACAAGATGTCCAGCTGCCCGAGGTGCCAGGGTACAGTGTTGAGGACGCCACTCCCAGCCCAGCCGTCCTGTCCCGAGGAGCCCACCTGCTCCCCGCACACGCGCACAGGCTGACGTGGCCGCCCACAAGGCCCCTCCATGGGGACCAGGGCATCTGCATTTCCATCCACTACTCCATAAGCagatctttttttaaaggaaaatacagaaatacTTTATGATGCTCTGGCACCACCACATGGAAAAACCATGAATTACTGTTTCAAAAACGCAATGTACAATTTTGAACAGAATGGAAATCAACCCGATGGGAAAAAAGCACAACAAAGGAGCATCATACAGAAGATAAAACTTAAGAGTCAATGTTTACATTCTGGGGAGGAGACAAAACCATGTGAAAACTTGATATATCTGAGTGCACACGCTGACTGCCAAAGTAATTTTTCCACATGAAGTAGTTTGCCCTAATGAGCCTTAAT from Mesoplodon densirostris isolate mMesDen1 chromosome 16, mMesDen1 primary haplotype, whole genome shotgun sequence includes:
- the MTG2 gene encoding mitochondrial ribosome-associated GTPase 2; this translates as MIRSRLFSARSWPVLEGMGCWTPLARVFPRPGWLLPQHASPRLLSVSCADCTKHQEPPRKKLLSEKKLKRHFVDHRRVLVRGGRGGDGVSCFHSEPRKEFGGPDGGDGGYGGHVILRVDRQVKSLSSVLSQYQGFDGGAGGRKNCFGRNGAVLYIQVPVGTLVKEGNKVLADLSHPGDEFIAALGGAGGKGNRFFLANSNRAPTTCTPGQPGQERVLFLELKTVAHAGLVGFPNAGKSSLLRAISNARPTVASYPFTTLNPHVGVVHCEDHQQIAVADIPGIVRGAHRNRGLGLAFLRHIERCPFLLFVLDLSVPEPWTQLDDLKDELEQYREGLSERPHAVVANKVDLPQARAQLPQLQARLGREAIALSAATGENLEELLLRLKELHDDHVAAELEHGRQPLRW